In a single window of the Serratia quinivorans genome:
- the galS_2 gene encoding Mgl repressor and galactose ultrainduction factor: MATMKDVARRAGVSTATVSRVINSTAYVEPVTRERVEKAMREFNYHRNAAALALAKRSGNMLGLLTGNLDDPFFSRLARGVEDVTRKDGVKLMVCSGGHQAELEKNGLDFLINQGCEAIVAHVTRMSDADVLRYAAHTPAMVVINRYLPAIANRCIWLDNVSASQAATQMLIRHGHRNIACITTDLPIDDRKQRLEGYRSAMNDAGISVPGSWIISVPFNEQGGELAAERILANDHPFTAALTFNDVMAAGMMRTFRQRQIKLPEAISIVGFDDVTLAKYLHPSLTTMHYPIEKMARRAANLALQLNSAATVAPQNNMFSAELILRDSVIPLEKNTSNQENKPEK, from the coding sequence ATGGCCACAATGAAAGATGTTGCCCGACGGGCAGGCGTGTCGACGGCCACCGTCAGCCGGGTGATCAACAGCACCGCCTATGTGGAGCCGGTCACCCGCGAACGGGTTGAAAAAGCCATGCGCGAGTTTAACTATCATCGCAATGCTGCCGCGCTGGCCCTGGCGAAAAGAAGCGGCAATATGCTGGGGCTGTTGACCGGTAATCTCGACGACCCTTTTTTCTCGCGTCTGGCACGGGGAGTCGAAGATGTCACGCGCAAAGACGGCGTAAAATTAATGGTCTGCAGCGGCGGCCATCAGGCCGAACTGGAGAAGAACGGCCTCGATTTTCTGATCAATCAGGGCTGCGAAGCCATCGTCGCCCACGTGACCCGGATGAGCGATGCCGACGTTTTACGCTATGCCGCCCACACCCCGGCGATGGTGGTGATCAATCGCTATTTGCCTGCCATCGCCAACCGCTGCATCTGGCTGGACAACGTCAGCGCCTCTCAGGCCGCCACCCAGATGCTGATTCGGCACGGGCACCGCAATATCGCCTGTATCACGACGGACTTACCCATCGATGACAGAAAACAGCGTCTGGAAGGCTATCGCAGTGCCATGAATGATGCCGGGATCTCGGTGCCGGGTAGCTGGATCATCAGCGTTCCCTTCAATGAGCAAGGGGGCGAATTAGCGGCAGAAAGGATCCTGGCAAACGATCACCCTTTTACCGCCGCACTGACGTTCAATGACGTGATGGCCGCCGGTATGATGCGAACCTTTCGCCAGCGGCAGATAAAACTGCCGGAGGCTATCTCGATTGTCGGCTTTGATGACGTGACCCTGGCAAAATATCTTCACCCGTCATTGACCACCATGCATTATCCGATTGAGAAAATGGCGCGACGTGCGGCTAATTTGGCGCTGCAGTTGAACTCTGCTGCCACTGTGGCACCGCAGAATAATATGTTTTCCGCTGAATTGATCCTGCGAGATTCGGTCATCCCCCTCGAGAAAAACACCTCAAATCAAGAAAACAAGCCTGAAAAATGA